A window of the Branchiibius hedensis genome harbors these coding sequences:
- a CDS encoding D-arabinono-1,4-lactone oxidase — translation MSTKTMERQGLWQNWARTEQVRPTEVVSPGSIDDLAQVVSQARAERRRVKPVGAGHSFTGIAVAPDIQVSLEQLRGLVSADALTGEVTLRAGTHLFEIPDLLAPYGLAMTNLGDVDRQTIAGATSTGTHGTGREFGGIATQITGVRFIDGTGNDVHITAGDPRLAGAALGLGALGVLTEITLRCVPAFKMRAVEEPSTFEESVSRFADNVDATDHHEFYWFPHTDVTLTKFNTRLSLDEPDTGPSAVRRWVDDELLANKLFGAVCALQSRVPSVTPALNQVSARALSARQYVAPAHEVLISSRNVRFREMEYAVALEAVPETLREIRAMIEQRGHRVSFPIEVRAAAADDLMVSTASGRASGYIAVHRYVGDRPDSYFDDVEAIMVAHEGRPHWGKLHTRDAAYFARVYPRFGEFLALRDQFDPDRVFANDYLTRVLGE, via the coding sequence ATGAGCACGAAAACGATGGAGCGGCAGGGTCTCTGGCAGAACTGGGCGCGGACCGAGCAGGTGCGGCCCACCGAGGTTGTCAGTCCGGGGAGTATCGACGACCTCGCGCAGGTCGTGTCACAGGCACGCGCAGAACGGCGTCGGGTCAAGCCGGTTGGTGCCGGTCACAGTTTCACCGGGATCGCTGTCGCGCCGGATATCCAGGTCAGCCTGGAACAGCTGAGGGGACTGGTGTCGGCCGATGCCTTGACCGGTGAAGTGACCCTGCGTGCCGGTACCCACCTGTTCGAGATCCCCGACCTGCTCGCGCCGTACGGGCTGGCCATGACCAATCTCGGCGACGTCGACCGGCAGACCATCGCGGGGGCGACGTCGACTGGAACCCACGGCACGGGAAGGGAATTCGGTGGCATCGCCACCCAGATCACCGGTGTGCGCTTCATCGACGGAACCGGCAACGACGTGCACATCACCGCGGGCGACCCGCGGTTGGCGGGCGCTGCGCTCGGGCTGGGAGCGCTCGGCGTGCTGACCGAGATCACCCTGCGCTGTGTGCCCGCGTTCAAGATGCGTGCGGTCGAGGAGCCGAGCACCTTCGAGGAGTCGGTGTCGCGCTTCGCCGACAACGTCGACGCGACGGATCATCACGAGTTCTACTGGTTCCCGCACACCGATGTCACCCTGACCAAGTTCAACACCCGGCTGAGCCTCGATGAACCGGACACCGGACCGTCCGCCGTACGTCGATGGGTCGACGATGAGCTGCTGGCCAACAAACTCTTCGGTGCCGTGTGCGCCCTGCAGTCCCGGGTGCCCTCGGTCACCCCGGCCCTGAACCAGGTGTCCGCCCGCGCGTTGTCGGCCCGGCAGTACGTCGCACCCGCCCACGAGGTGTTGATCTCCTCGCGCAACGTGCGGTTCCGGGAGATGGAGTACGCCGTCGCACTCGAGGCGGTGCCGGAGACGTTGCGCGAGATCCGCGCGATGATCGAGCAGCGGGGCCACCGGGTCAGTTTCCCGATCGAGGTGCGCGCCGCCGCGGCCGACGACCTGATGGTGTCCACCGCGTCCGGCCGAGCCAGCGGGTACATCGCCGTGCACCGCTACGTCGGCGACCGGCCGGACAGCTATTTCGACGATGTCGAGGCGATCATGGTTGCGCACGAAGGCCGACCGCACTGGGGCAAGTTGCACACCCGTGACGCCGCCTACTTCGCGAGGGTGTACCCACGGTTCGGTGAATTCCTTGCGCTGCGCGACCAGTTCGACCCCGACCGGGTCTTCGCCAACGACTACCTGACGCGGGTGCTGGGCGAATAG
- a CDS encoding SufE family protein yields MPLPTDAPEPVRAVLAEFAALPPTDRVTLLIEYGDELPSLPERYADPAASMERVTECQSPVYLAVTASADRPGGVDLFVSAPAQAPVTRGFAGLLHELTGQLDATQVAALPLDLPDHLGLDAAISPLRLRAMSGLLARVTRATAAAHR; encoded by the coding sequence ATGCCGTTGCCTACCGATGCGCCCGAGCCGGTGCGCGCCGTACTGGCCGAATTTGCGGCGTTGCCGCCGACCGACCGCGTGACCCTCCTGATCGAGTACGGCGATGAGTTGCCGTCGCTGCCCGAGCGGTACGCCGATCCGGCAGCGAGCATGGAACGCGTCACCGAGTGCCAGTCACCGGTCTATCTGGCCGTCACGGCCTCGGCCGACCGGCCCGGTGGGGTCGACCTGTTCGTCAGCGCTCCTGCGCAAGCCCCGGTGACCCGCGGCTTCGCCGGACTGTTGCACGAGTTGACCGGTCAGTTGGACGCTACGCAGGTCGCGGCGCTGCCGCTGGACCTGCCTGACCACCTGGGTCTGGATGCTGCCATCTCACCGTTGCGCTTGCGCGCGATGAGCGGGCTGCTGGCTCGGGTGACCCGGGCCACGGCGGCCGCTCACCGTTGA
- a CDS encoding EcsC family protein, whose amino-acid sequence MAKKSAKTRSIDDGVGGAQAVAAANKLLHLGVAGVGPLPSAHETAARALAKANGNKDAAIKSIVTAHRKLAAAEGFATGVGGFFTLAVAVPANIAGFYLVAAHMSASIAALNGYDNQRDEVQTAVLLTLVGVDADDILAKAGVRRTPLSSVATERLPGPAVMVINKAIGFRLLGQLGGRAFTQLGRAVPLAGGAFGGAMDVYLLNQIAKNAVSEFPPLDRPAIEASHKRKLLGRRRS is encoded by the coding sequence ATGGCCAAGAAGTCCGCGAAGACCCGCTCGATCGACGATGGCGTCGGCGGTGCACAGGCCGTCGCCGCGGCGAACAAACTGCTGCACCTCGGCGTCGCGGGGGTCGGTCCGTTGCCCTCCGCTCACGAAACGGCCGCCCGTGCCCTGGCCAAGGCGAACGGCAACAAGGACGCCGCGATCAAGTCCATCGTCACCGCCCACCGCAAACTGGCGGCCGCCGAGGGCTTCGCAACCGGAGTGGGCGGGTTCTTCACGCTCGCTGTCGCCGTCCCGGCGAACATCGCCGGCTTCTACCTGGTCGCGGCGCACATGAGCGCATCCATCGCCGCGCTGAACGGCTACGACAACCAACGCGACGAGGTGCAGACTGCCGTCCTGCTGACGTTGGTCGGTGTCGACGCGGACGACATCCTGGCCAAAGCCGGGGTGCGCCGTACGCCGCTGAGCAGCGTGGCCACCGAACGATTGCCCGGTCCGGCGGTCATGGTGATCAACAAGGCGATCGGCTTCCGGTTGCTTGGTCAACTCGGCGGCCGCGCATTCACCCAGTTGGGTCGGGCGGTGCCGTTGGCCGGCGGCGCCTTCGGCGGTGCGATGGATGTCTACCTGTTGAACCAGATCGCCAAGAACGCGGTCTCGGAGTTCCCGCCGCTGGACCGCCCCGCCATCGAAGCGTCCCACAAACGAAAACTATTGGGTCGCAGGCGTTCCTGA
- a CDS encoding PAC2 family protein: MQDPRELYDVHVDLPADAIGADVLVLALGNLIDAGNVQNLLTQHLLGEFEHSVIASFDLDQLYDYRGRRPVMTFDRDHYESYQAPRLVLYRLVDATGTPFLLMSGPEPDYQWERFTAAVETVVDRFGIRLVVGAHGVPMGVPHTRPVGITRYASDSRLLGENNPLFGLIQIPGSVEGLLHLRLAEKGHDTMGFALHVPHYLVQTDFADAAVAALEAISSSTGLVLPDAALRATAGLNRAEIERQVRDNEEVGELVSGLEQQYDAFTEGVRRQNLLATQLEDLPSAEEIGAELEEFLREETGD, encoded by the coding sequence ATGCAAGACCCACGCGAGTTGTACGACGTCCACGTCGACCTGCCCGCTGACGCCATCGGGGCCGACGTGCTCGTCCTGGCGCTGGGCAACCTGATCGACGCCGGCAACGTGCAGAACCTGTTGACCCAGCACCTGTTGGGGGAGTTCGAGCACAGCGTCATCGCCTCGTTCGACCTGGACCAGCTCTACGACTACCGCGGCCGTCGACCGGTGATGACCTTCGATCGCGACCACTACGAGAGCTACCAGGCGCCACGATTGGTGTTGTACCGGCTGGTTGACGCCACCGGCACCCCCTTTCTGTTGATGTCCGGTCCCGAGCCGGACTACCAGTGGGAGCGATTCACGGCCGCCGTCGAGACCGTGGTCGACCGATTCGGGATCCGGTTGGTCGTCGGAGCGCATGGCGTGCCGATGGGCGTGCCGCACACTCGGCCCGTCGGGATCACCCGCTACGCCTCCGACAGTCGCTTGCTCGGTGAGAACAACCCGCTGTTCGGCCTGATCCAGATCCCGGGCAGCGTTGAAGGGCTCCTGCATCTGCGCCTGGCCGAAAAGGGCCACGACACCATGGGTTTCGCGTTGCACGTGCCGCACTACCTGGTGCAGACCGACTTCGCTGACGCGGCGGTTGCCGCGTTGGAGGCGATTTCCTCCAGCACCGGCCTGGTCCTGCCGGACGCTGCGTTGCGCGCGACGGCCGGTCTGAACCGAGCCGAGATCGAGCGTCAGGTCCGCGACAACGAGGAAGTCGGGGAGTTGGTCTCCGGGCTGGAGCAGCAGTACGACGCCTTCACCGAGGGCGTCCGGCGGCAGAACCTGCTGGCCACCCAGTTGGAGGATCTGCCCAGCGCCGAGGAGATCGGTGCGGAGCTCGAGGAGTTCCTGCGCGAGGAGACCGGCGACTGA
- a CDS encoding DUF2254 domain-containing protein: MGDWFQHVIVDNGRLPLFCLLVAFVLTFLFIRFSVRMIRAQVSWWPGNVTPGGVHVHHAFFGMLLMAASGLGFVAVAGRHTPIADVLLACVFGIGAALVLDEFALILHLEDVYWSEQGRTSIDAVFVAIAVIGLFLLGLRPLDFTNDVVEYRSGDLAERIALTVYLVLVLILAVVTVLKGKIWTGLIGLFIVLFLIVGAIRVARPASPWARWRYTNHPRKRDKAMRREVRLRQPLIRGKVMVQEALAGRFGVPESAAPALPRPAQSTQQLRAPNATLTRLRWWRTKRRLAQRPVWRVPVLLIALAVIAAPLVNLADEVAGGAVLDLGGTATLLGVIAGAMATLTGLVFTAVTLAMQFGASQISVRVVPMLQQDRLMRWSFGVFLATFVFSAMTALDMADEDAGSKGLQLSTEIAVLLTVISAILFIALVARVGTILNSSRLLRWVSHQGREAVVRLYPTPAQEQSGPSAELDDALGVLVRAWYDDTPVAAPVEDTSTQVIRLRETPQRGRVLLAINLPGIQRLAINWGVRIDLMVGVGDHVPHNAPLFTVHGATDRMRVYKLLGTLIFGDTHRPSVSPAAALQSISDIALKALSPAINDPGRAVQALDHVEDLLLMLAPRVREEESTDDAGLVSGYRRTWADYVAVGTDEIRHYSAGAAQVQRRMRALLENLAAQCPISQHPPLAERLLALDEQVARDWRSSLDRRLASAADRQGYGSEAGMVSQHTALRFSNQPAHAIDKAAPGDDALNDSA, encoded by the coding sequence GTGGGTGACTGGTTCCAGCACGTGATCGTCGACAACGGACGCCTGCCGCTCTTTTGTCTCCTGGTTGCGTTCGTGCTCACCTTCCTGTTCATCCGGTTCAGTGTGCGGATGATCCGCGCCCAGGTGTCCTGGTGGCCGGGCAATGTGACCCCGGGCGGGGTCCATGTCCATCACGCGTTCTTCGGCATGCTGCTGATGGCGGCTTCTGGCCTGGGGTTCGTGGCTGTGGCCGGACGCCACACCCCCATCGCCGACGTGCTGCTGGCCTGCGTCTTCGGGATCGGAGCAGCTCTGGTCCTCGATGAGTTCGCGCTGATCCTGCACCTGGAGGACGTCTACTGGAGCGAACAGGGTCGTACGTCGATCGATGCGGTTTTCGTGGCCATCGCCGTGATCGGACTCTTCCTGCTGGGACTGCGCCCCCTGGACTTCACCAACGACGTGGTGGAGTACCGCAGCGGTGACCTCGCCGAACGGATCGCGCTGACCGTCTATCTGGTACTTGTCTTGATCCTGGCCGTCGTGACGGTGCTGAAGGGCAAGATCTGGACCGGCCTGATCGGGTTGTTCATCGTGCTGTTCCTGATCGTCGGAGCGATCCGGGTGGCCCGCCCCGCCTCGCCGTGGGCACGGTGGCGCTACACCAATCATCCCCGGAAGCGGGACAAGGCGATGCGTCGCGAAGTCCGGCTACGACAGCCCCTCATCCGGGGAAAGGTCATGGTCCAGGAAGCCTTGGCCGGTCGGTTCGGCGTGCCGGAGTCGGCCGCGCCGGCGCTGCCGCGGCCGGCGCAGAGCACGCAGCAACTACGGGCTCCGAACGCCACCCTCACCCGGCTGCGTTGGTGGCGCACCAAGCGACGCCTGGCCCAGCGACCGGTGTGGCGGGTCCCGGTGCTGCTGATCGCGCTGGCGGTCATCGCGGCACCGCTGGTGAACCTCGCCGACGAAGTGGCCGGCGGCGCGGTGCTCGACCTGGGTGGCACAGCCACGTTGCTGGGGGTGATCGCCGGTGCGATGGCGACGCTCACCGGTCTGGTCTTCACCGCGGTCACGCTGGCGATGCAATTCGGTGCGTCACAGATCTCCGTGCGGGTCGTGCCGATGCTCCAGCAGGACCGGTTGATGCGTTGGTCGTTCGGCGTCTTCCTTGCGACCTTCGTCTTCAGCGCGATGACCGCGCTCGACATGGCCGACGAGGATGCGGGCTCCAAGGGTCTGCAACTGTCAACGGAGATCGCCGTGCTCTTGACGGTCATCAGCGCCATTCTCTTCATCGCCCTGGTCGCTCGGGTCGGCACGATCTTGAACTCGTCCCGGCTGCTGCGGTGGGTCAGCCATCAGGGTCGCGAAGCCGTCGTGCGGCTCTACCCCACGCCGGCGCAGGAGCAGTCCGGTCCCTCTGCCGAGTTGGACGACGCGCTGGGTGTGCTGGTGCGCGCCTGGTATGACGACACACCGGTTGCGGCCCCCGTCGAGGACACGAGCACGCAGGTCATCCGATTGCGGGAGACTCCGCAGCGGGGCCGGGTGCTGCTGGCCATCAATCTGCCGGGCATCCAGCGGTTGGCGATCAACTGGGGAGTCCGCATCGACCTGATGGTCGGCGTCGGCGACCATGTGCCGCACAACGCTCCCCTGTTCACCGTGCACGGTGCGACCGACCGCATGCGGGTCTACAAACTGCTCGGCACCCTGATCTTCGGCGACACCCACCGGCCGTCGGTCAGTCCGGCGGCGGCGCTGCAGTCGATCTCCGACATCGCCCTCAAGGCCCTCTCCCCCGCGATCAACGACCCGGGCCGCGCCGTGCAGGCGCTCGACCACGTCGAGGACCTCCTGCTGATGCTGGCGCCGCGCGTTCGCGAGGAGGAGTCGACCGACGACGCCGGGCTGGTCAGTGGGTACCGCCGCACCTGGGCGGACTATGTGGCCGTCGGCACCGACGAGATCCGGCACTACTCGGCCGGCGCCGCCCAGGTCCAGCGCCGGATGCGCGCACTGCTGGAGAATCTCGCCGCCCAATGCCCGATCAGCCAGCATCCGCCGCTGGCGGAGCGGCTGCTCGCGCTCGACGAGCAGGTCGCCCGCGACTGGCGCTCGAGCCTTGACCGCCGGTTGGCCTCCGCTGCCGACCGCCAGGGGTACGGGTCCGAAGCGGGGATGGTCAGCCAGCACACCGCGCTGCGGTTCAGCAACCAACCAGCGCACGCGATCGACAAGGCGGCCCCGGGCGACGACGCACTCAACGACTCGGCGTGA
- the hrpA gene encoding ATP-dependent RNA helicase HrpA, producing MANAGDRAAARAAVELPPLRYPPDLPVSAARPELLTAIRDHQVVVIAGETGSGKTTQIPKMCLELGRGRVGMIGHTQPRRIAARSVAARLAEEIGVELGDEVGWQVRFTDHTSPQTLVKVMTDGILLAALQGDRDLRAYDTIIIDEAHERSLTIDFLLGYLKQLLPRRPDLKVIITSATIDPQRFADHFAAPGRPVPIIEVSGRTYPVEVRYRPLVREVPGRGADAPPVLVGIDQVSGIVEAVEELWTESAGDGGPQDILVFCSGEREIRDAREALEGLRLPDTSVLPLFGRLSVAEQQRIFAPTGGRRIVVATNVAETSLTVPGIRYVVDTGTARISRYSQRTKVQRLPIEPISQASAGQRAGRCGRLADGICIRLYDEEDFLARPEFTEPEILRTNLASVILQMAALRLGDIEKFPFVQAPDSRQIADGRRLLQELEAISTDGRLTKTGRTIARLPVDPRLARMLIAADQQGALREALVIVSALSIQDPRERPQGAQAQADQSHARFKDDQSDFIGYLNLWNYLKDQQKALSHSAFRRMCGREFLHYLRIREWQDLHTQVRDACRQQGLRTHRGHPASPLQIHQSLLPGLLSHVGLRERATREYLGARGARFSIQPGSTLYRKQPDWVMSAELVETTRLWARVNAPTDPAWVEAAAQHLVKRSYSEPRWDRKRGSAVADERVTLYGIPLVAGRRVGYAAIDPVVSRELFLRHGLVEGDWDSPHQFLRDNHRLVEQVAALEDRTRRRDLLVGEDELFAFYDLRVPETVVSGTDFDTWWKFERKRNPDLLTFTEDFLVRDEAGPVDVTDYPTTWRQGELELPLTYQFSPGSDADGVTVHIRLEQLNQVQPEGFDWLVPGLREDLAVALLRSLPKPLRRNFVPAPDFAKRAIARVEPGPYPFAEALADALHDLTGVDVRAADFDLGAVPPHLRMTFRVERSVPRRRGRPRTEKVAEGNDLDALKATLAGSVRAVVAKAGASIEQTGLTGWSFGELPEEFEQTVNGRAVQGFPALVDDGSTVSLRVLPSAGERDHATALGLRRLLLLNTTVPWKQILGALSNTQRLTLATGPYADLDALLTDVVAAAIDTIVATRMPEGTVRDEAQFEQALLLVRQHIVPTVLEIVALLVPILQASGEVTLLLDRMNAPAVQELVADVRADHAALIAPGFISRIGLPDLAQVRRYLLAMKERLEKGPSDLRRDADRAATIAQVLTERDLMVSRLPADRRTGADVRAIDAMIRELRVSLFANRLGTAYPVSPQRIYKAMDKVEAVTPSR from the coding sequence GTGGCGAACGCAGGTGATCGGGCCGCCGCCCGGGCGGCAGTAGAACTCCCGCCGCTGCGCTACCCACCGGACCTGCCGGTCTCGGCTGCTCGTCCCGAACTGCTCACCGCGATCCGGGACCACCAGGTGGTCGTGATCGCGGGGGAGACGGGGTCGGGCAAAACCACCCAGATCCCCAAGATGTGCCTCGAACTCGGCCGCGGTCGGGTCGGCATGATCGGCCACACCCAACCCCGGCGGATCGCTGCCCGGTCGGTGGCCGCCCGACTGGCCGAGGAGATCGGGGTCGAACTGGGTGACGAGGTCGGCTGGCAGGTGCGCTTCACCGACCACACCAGCCCGCAGACGCTGGTGAAGGTGATGACCGACGGCATCCTGCTCGCCGCCCTGCAAGGCGATCGGGACCTGCGCGCCTACGACACGATCATCATCGACGAAGCCCACGAGCGGTCCCTGACGATCGACTTCCTGCTCGGCTACCTCAAACAGTTGCTGCCGCGCCGGCCCGACCTGAAGGTGATCATCACTTCGGCGACCATCGACCCCCAGCGGTTCGCCGACCATTTCGCGGCGCCCGGTCGCCCGGTGCCGATCATCGAGGTCTCCGGCCGCACCTACCCAGTGGAAGTGCGCTACCGCCCCCTCGTACGCGAGGTGCCCGGGCGCGGGGCGGACGCTCCGCCCGTCCTGGTCGGCATCGACCAGGTGAGCGGGATCGTCGAAGCAGTGGAGGAGTTGTGGACCGAATCCGCCGGTGACGGTGGACCACAGGACATCCTGGTCTTCTGCTCCGGCGAGCGCGAAATCCGTGACGCCCGTGAGGCTTTGGAGGGTCTGCGGCTTCCGGACACCAGCGTGCTGCCGCTCTTCGGGCGGCTGTCCGTGGCCGAGCAGCAACGGATCTTCGCGCCGACCGGAGGCCGGCGGATCGTCGTCGCGACCAACGTTGCCGAGACCTCACTGACCGTCCCCGGCATCAGGTACGTCGTGGACACCGGCACCGCGCGTATCTCCCGGTACAGCCAGCGCACCAAGGTGCAGCGGCTACCCATCGAGCCGATCTCACAAGCCTCCGCGGGTCAACGCGCCGGGCGCTGCGGGCGGTTGGCCGACGGTATCTGCATCCGGCTGTACGACGAGGAGGACTTCCTGGCCCGACCGGAGTTCACCGAGCCAGAGATCCTGCGCACCAACCTGGCCTCGGTCATTCTCCAGATGGCCGCGCTGCGCCTGGGCGACATCGAGAAGTTCCCGTTCGTCCAGGCTCCCGATTCGCGGCAGATCGCCGACGGCCGCCGACTGCTGCAGGAGTTGGAGGCGATCTCCACCGACGGCCGGTTGACCAAGACCGGCCGGACGATTGCGCGGCTCCCGGTGGATCCGCGCCTGGCCCGGATGCTGATCGCGGCCGATCAGCAGGGCGCCCTGCGCGAGGCGTTGGTCATCGTGTCGGCCCTGTCGATCCAGGACCCCCGCGAGCGGCCTCAGGGAGCCCAGGCGCAGGCCGACCAATCGCACGCCCGGTTCAAGGACGACCAGTCCGACTTCATCGGCTATCTGAACCTGTGGAACTATCTCAAGGACCAGCAGAAAGCTCTGTCGCACAGTGCTTTCCGCCGCATGTGTGGCCGCGAGTTCCTGCACTACCTGCGGATCCGCGAGTGGCAGGATCTGCACACCCAGGTCCGCGACGCGTGCCGGCAGCAGGGCCTGCGCACGCATCGCGGGCACCCAGCCAGCCCGCTGCAGATCCATCAGTCGCTGCTGCCCGGGTTGCTGTCCCACGTCGGGCTTCGCGAGCGCGCCACCCGCGAATACCTCGGCGCGCGCGGCGCGCGGTTCTCGATCCAGCCCGGCTCCACGCTCTACCGCAAACAACCGGACTGGGTGATGTCGGCCGAACTGGTCGAGACCACCCGGTTGTGGGCCCGGGTGAACGCGCCGACCGATCCGGCGTGGGTGGAAGCCGCCGCACAACACCTGGTCAAACGCAGCTACTCCGAACCGCGCTGGGACCGCAAACGGGGTAGCGCCGTAGCCGACGAGCGCGTCACCCTCTACGGTATCCCGTTGGTGGCCGGTCGCCGGGTGGGATACGCCGCGATCGACCCGGTCGTCTCCCGCGAACTGTTCCTGCGGCACGGCCTGGTCGAAGGGGACTGGGACAGTCCGCACCAGTTCCTGCGCGACAACCACCGGTTGGTGGAGCAGGTCGCCGCCCTGGAGGACCGCACCCGGCGCCGGGACCTGTTGGTCGGCGAGGACGAACTGTTCGCCTTCTACGACCTGCGCGTCCCCGAAACTGTTGTGTCCGGAACCGATTTCGACACCTGGTGGAAGTTCGAGCGCAAGCGCAACCCCGACCTGTTGACCTTCACCGAGGACTTCCTGGTCCGCGACGAGGCCGGCCCGGTCGACGTCACCGACTATCCGACCACCTGGCGGCAGGGTGAGCTGGAGCTGCCGCTGACCTATCAGTTCTCGCCCGGCTCGGACGCCGACGGGGTCACCGTGCACATTCGCCTCGAGCAGCTCAACCAGGTGCAGCCGGAAGGCTTCGACTGGTTGGTGCCGGGTCTTCGTGAGGACCTGGCAGTGGCGCTGCTGCGGTCGCTGCCAAAGCCATTGCGGCGCAATTTCGTTCCCGCCCCGGACTTCGCCAAGCGCGCCATCGCCCGCGTCGAGCCCGGGCCCTACCCGTTCGCCGAGGCACTGGCCGACGCGCTGCACGACCTGACCGGCGTCGACGTCCGGGCCGCCGACTTCGACCTCGGTGCGGTGCCACCGCATCTACGGATGACCTTCCGCGTCGAGCGATCGGTACCTCGACGACGGGGCAGACCCCGCACCGAGAAGGTCGCCGAGGGCAACGACCTCGACGCGCTGAAGGCCACGCTGGCCGGGTCGGTGCGCGCGGTCGTCGCCAAAGCCGGTGCGTCGATCGAGCAGACCGGATTGACCGGCTGGAGCTTCGGTGAGCTGCCCGAAGAGTTCGAACAGACCGTGAACGGCCGTGCCGTGCAAGGGTTCCCGGCCCTCGTGGACGACGGATCAACCGTCTCGTTGCGGGTGCTACCCAGCGCCGGCGAGCGCGACCACGCAACCGCACTGGGGTTGCGCCGGTTGCTCCTGTTGAACACCACCGTGCCGTGGAAGCAGATCCTGGGCGCGTTGAGCAACACCCAACGCCTGACCCTGGCCACCGGCCCGTACGCCGATCTGGACGCCCTGCTGACCGACGTCGTCGCCGCAGCGATCGACACGATCGTCGCCACCCGGATGCCGGAGGGCACAGTGCGTGACGAAGCACAGTTCGAGCAGGCGCTGCTGTTGGTGCGCCAGCACATCGTGCCGACCGTGCTGGAGATCGTTGCCCTGCTCGTGCCCATCCTGCAGGCCTCCGGAGAGGTCACGCTTCTGCTGGATCGGATGAACGCACCGGCGGTCCAGGAACTCGTTGCCGATGTGCGCGCCGATCACGCCGCCCTGATCGCCCCCGGCTTCATCAGCCGGATCGGCCTACCCGATCTCGCGCAGGTCCGCCGCTACCTGCTGGCCATGAAGGAGCGGCTGGAGAAGGGACCCAGCGACCTGCGGCGCGATGCGGACCGTGCGGCGACGATCGCCCAGGTCCTCACCGAGCGGGACCTGATGGTCTCCCGGTTGCCCGCCGATCGGCGTACGGGAGCTGACGTCCGCGCGATCGACGCGATGATCAGGGAGTTGCGGGTCAGTCTCTTCGCCAACCGGTTGGGCACGGCCTACCCGGTGTCCCCGCAACGGATCTACAAGGCGATGGACAAAGTGGAGGCGGTCACGCCGAGTCGTTGA
- a CDS encoding DUF4192 family protein, which yields MRRHLRGIDQYLAHLPYQLGFQPRDAVILAAWRAGAVSFQAHVDGADDETLRSSMPALERGLRSVAPDSVILAIHGPSPQPPALSQVLTVVRRCGIPISHQTVSDAGRWRAVKCSCGRCPRDWTPLPRPEDVPAITQDILEGAAPLPGRDTLRELLQRSGPPTPQWEQQIPRALGTVAAAVVAWLRGDGAHDQLVIAVRAMRDKSWRDVVMGLLAPEAFPRHEASNEHFDCRPHFAQIDRQLRHGPLPGHRQMQWTMINTLPVIPAQHQAPVLTLIAANSWGHGGGAEATLACERALNLEPAYTMAQLIAEAVTQAVPARPPEAMTA from the coding sequence ATGCGACGACATCTTCGGGGGATCGACCAGTACCTGGCTCACCTGCCCTACCAACTCGGCTTCCAACCGCGGGATGCGGTCATCCTCGCGGCCTGGCGGGCCGGGGCCGTGTCGTTCCAGGCGCACGTCGACGGTGCGGACGACGAGACCTTGAGATCGTCGATGCCGGCCCTGGAACGTGGTCTGCGCAGCGTTGCACCGGACTCGGTGATCCTGGCGATCCACGGGCCCTCACCGCAGCCGCCCGCGCTCTCCCAGGTGCTCACCGTGGTCCGCCGGTGCGGTATCCCGATCTCCCATCAGACGGTCAGCGACGCTGGTCGATGGCGTGCGGTGAAGTGCTCATGCGGCCGCTGTCCGCGGGACTGGACGCCGTTGCCGCGCCCCGAAGACGTGCCGGCGATCACCCAGGACATCCTCGAGGGCGCCGCACCCCTGCCCGGCCGCGACACCCTGCGGGAGCTACTGCAGCGCAGCGGGCCGCCGACCCCGCAGTGGGAGCAGCAGATCCCGCGGGCGCTCGGGACTGTAGCCGCGGCTGTGGTGGCGTGGTTGCGCGGCGACGGCGCACACGACCAGTTGGTGATCGCCGTGCGAGCGATGCGCGACAAGAGTTGGCGAGACGTCGTGATGGGTCTGCTTGCGCCAGAGGCGTTTCCCCGACACGAGGCGTCGAACGAGCATTTCGACTGCCGACCACACTTCGCGCAGATCGACCGCCAACTACGGCACGGACCGCTTCCGGGGCATCGGCAGATGCAGTGGACGATGATCAACACCCTGCCGGTGATACCAGCCCAGCATCAGGCGCCAGTACTCACGCTGATCGCCGCGAACTCGTGGGGGCACGGCGGCGGAGCCGAGGCCACCTTGGCCTGTGAACGGGCGTTGAATCTGGAGCCTGCCTACACGATGGCGCAACTGATCGCTGAGGCGGTGACCCAAGCGGTCCCCGCGCGGCCACCGGAGGCGATGACCGCATGA
- a CDS encoding HIT family protein, whose amino-acid sequence MTTLFSRIIDGEIPAHFVWQDETCVAFLVIDPMTDGHTIVVPRREVDSWLDADADLVTHLTLVAHQIGKAQQAAWSSARVGLLVEGFLVPHLHLHVWPANSVEDFDPHDVTHGQDQKILAANAARLRAALRDQGAGEAVPAEPA is encoded by the coding sequence ATGACGACGTTGTTCAGCCGCATCATCGACGGTGAGATTCCCGCCCACTTCGTCTGGCAGGACGAGACCTGTGTGGCGTTCCTGGTGATCGATCCCATGACCGACGGGCACACGATCGTCGTACCCCGCCGGGAGGTGGACAGTTGGCTGGACGCCGACGCCGACCTGGTCACGCACCTGACCCTGGTCGCCCACCAGATCGGCAAGGCCCAGCAGGCCGCTTGGTCCAGCGCCCGGGTCGGGCTGCTCGTCGAAGGGTTCCTCGTGCCGCACCTACATCTGCACGTGTGGCCGGCCAACTCCGTCGAGGATTTCGACCCGCACGACGTGACCCATGGCCAGGACCAGAAGATCCTCGCCGCCAACGCCGCGCGGCTGCGGGCGGCCCTGCGCGACCAGGGTGCCGGCGAGGCGGTACCAGCCGAACCCGCCTGA